A single window of uncultured Sunxiuqinia sp. DNA harbors:
- a CDS encoding glycosyltransferase family 4 protein has translation MKVLMFGWEFPPHISGGLGTACYGLTKGLAENKDVDVIFVVPKAHGDEDQSSMKLIGANEVPITKTKVEFKDLQKKIEYYEVESGMVPYMDPEEFWKLSSKKYSEKTRFVETNEEGKIEFSGTYGKDLLHEIYKYSLVAEVIAQEEEFDLIHAHDWLAYPAGIAAKEASGKPLVIHVHATDFDRSGGSVNPQVFEIEQRGMNAADKIITVSNLTRKIVIEKYGINPAKVTTVYNAVEPVSKEEKAKLKKGVDDKIVTFLGRITMQKGPEYFVEAANLVLKRMKNVRFVMAGSGDMMNRMVRRAAELKISDYFHFTGFLKGDDVFDMFRMSDVFVMPSVSEPFGIVPLEAMQTNVPVIISNQSGVSEILKYAVKTDYWDTHAMADAIYGLLNYPGMWNMFMKHGKKEVDSLQWKNSARNVRDVYNEALKTE, from the coding sequence ATGAAAGTATTAATGTTTGGTTGGGAATTTCCTCCCCATATATCTGGGGGGCTTGGAACAGCTTGTTACGGACTGACGAAAGGGTTAGCTGAAAACAAAGATGTTGATGTCATTTTTGTGGTACCTAAGGCTCATGGTGACGAGGATCAATCAAGCATGAAACTAATTGGAGCAAATGAGGTTCCAATTACTAAAACGAAAGTCGAATTTAAAGACCTTCAGAAGAAAATTGAATACTACGAAGTTGAATCCGGCATGGTTCCGTACATGGATCCCGAGGAGTTCTGGAAACTCAGTAGCAAAAAATATTCTGAAAAAACCCGTTTTGTTGAAACCAACGAAGAAGGGAAAATTGAATTTTCGGGCACGTATGGGAAAGATCTACTGCATGAAATTTACAAATACTCACTTGTAGCGGAAGTCATTGCACAGGAAGAAGAATTTGACCTGATTCACGCACACGATTGGCTCGCCTACCCCGCAGGAATTGCAGCAAAAGAAGCAAGCGGAAAACCATTAGTTATCCATGTTCATGCGACTGATTTCGACCGTAGTGGAGGAAGTGTCAACCCTCAGGTTTTTGAGATTGAGCAAAGAGGCATGAATGCTGCCGATAAAATTATAACGGTAAGCAATTTGACCCGGAAAATTGTAATCGAAAAATACGGTATTAACCCCGCCAAAGTCACAACGGTATACAATGCGGTAGAGCCAGTTAGTAAAGAAGAAAAAGCCAAGCTAAAAAAAGGTGTTGATGACAAAATTGTTACCTTTTTAGGAAGAATAACCATGCAAAAAGGGCCTGAATATTTTGTTGAAGCCGCCAACCTGGTTTTAAAAAGAATGAAAAACGTTCGTTTTGTGATGGCAGGCAGCGGCGATATGATGAACCGCATGGTTCGTCGTGCTGCCGAGTTAAAAATATCAGACTATTTTCACTTTACAGGCTTTTTGAAAGGGGATGACGTATTTGACATGTTCCGTATGAGTGATGTCTTTGTGATGCCTTCAGTTTCGGAACCTTTTGGCATTGTGCCCCTTGAGGCTATGCAGACCAATGTACCTGTAATTATATCAAACCAGTCCGGCGTTTCCGAGATCTTAAAATATGCGGTCAAAACCGACTACTGGGACACGCACGCGATGGCTGATGCCATATACGGATTATTGAACTACCCCGGCATGTGGAATATGTTTATGAAACATGGAAAAAAAGAAGTGGATAGCTTGCAGTGGAAAAATTCTGCCCGCAATGTCCGCGATGTCTATAACGAAGCTTTAAAAACAGAATAA
- a CDS encoding glycoside hydrolase family 57 protein, whose translation MRAICFYFQVHQPFRYRRYRFFDIGNDHYYYDDYANETILRKIADRCYLPANKMMLDLITKHKGKFKIAFSISGTALEQFELYAPEVLDSFQELAKTGQVEFLAETYSNSLVALKSKELYKKQVERHAQAIQKYFGQQPQVLRNTELIYSDDIGALTAEMGFKGAITEGAKHILGWKSPNYLYCNAINPRLKVLMRNYKLSDDLAFRFSNQAWNEYPLTADKFVRWMDGDQKDEIINLFMHYETFGEHQLAETGIFRFMEELPNAVFQNSKLQFATPSEIVDQFQPVSMVSVPHAISWADEERDLTAWLGNEMQQEAFDKLYELKDRMEQVNDSELLKDWSYLQVSDHFYYMSTKFFSDGEIHSYFNPYESPYEAFINYMNVLSDFKLRLNTFVPESEMEHKIAAMNKMIAEKEEKLKKYEAEIVRLQQKKKKKPTTTNESKPKTALKKKIEKK comes from the coding sequence ATGAGAGCCATTTGTTTTTACTTTCAAGTACATCAACCATTTCGTTACCGCCGTTATCGCTTTTTTGATATCGGTAATGACCATTATTACTACGATGATTATGCCAATGAAACAATCCTGAGAAAGATTGCTGATCGTTGCTATTTGCCGGCCAACAAAATGATGCTTGATTTGATAACAAAGCATAAAGGCAAATTTAAAATCGCCTTTTCTATTTCAGGAACAGCATTGGAGCAATTTGAATTATATGCTCCGGAAGTATTGGATTCATTTCAGGAATTGGCAAAAACCGGGCAGGTTGAGTTCTTGGCAGAAACTTACTCAAATTCGTTGGTCGCTCTAAAAAGCAAGGAATTATATAAGAAACAAGTCGAAAGACATGCTCAGGCGATTCAGAAATATTTCGGACAACAACCGCAAGTGCTTCGGAACACTGAATTAATTTATTCTGACGATATTGGCGCCCTAACAGCAGAAATGGGATTCAAAGGAGCTATTACTGAAGGAGCAAAACATATTCTTGGATGGAAATCACCAAATTACTTATATTGTAATGCTATCAATCCCAGACTTAAAGTTTTAATGCGGAATTATAAGCTTAGTGACGATCTGGCTTTCCGTTTTTCAAACCAGGCATGGAACGAATATCCATTGACAGCTGACAAATTTGTCCGCTGGATGGACGGTGATCAAAAAGACGAAATAATCAATCTGTTTATGCATTACGAAACCTTTGGAGAACACCAGTTAGCAGAGACTGGCATATTCCGCTTTATGGAAGAACTCCCTAATGCCGTATTTCAAAACTCCAAGCTTCAATTTGCAACACCATCTGAAATTGTTGATCAATTCCAGCCGGTGTCAATGGTTAGTGTACCACATGCCATCTCCTGGGCTGATGAAGAACGTGACCTTACCGCTTGGCTGGGAAATGAGATGCAACAAGAAGCTTTTGATAAATTATATGAGTTGAAAGATCGAATGGAGCAGGTTAATGATTCAGAGCTGCTAAAGGACTGGAGCTACCTTCAGGTAAGCGACCATTTTTACTACATGAGCACTAAGTTTTTTTCTGATGGTGAGATACATAGTTACTTCAATCCATACGAAAGTCCGTATGAAGCTTTCATTAATTATATGAATGTGCTTAGTGATTTTAAACTTAGATTGAATACATTTGTTCCAGAGAGTGAAATGGAACACAAAATAGCAGCCATGAACAAGATGATTGCTGAAAAAGAAGAAAAGCTAAAAAAATACGAAGCAGAAATTGTTAGGCTTCAACAAAAGAAAAAAAAGAAACCTACCACAACTAACGAATCGAAACCGAAAACTGCCCTAAAGAAGAAAATCGAAAAAAAGTAA
- the glgP gene encoding alpha-glucan family phosphorylase yields MPNWKKLFVESNIPEKLAPLKELSKNLWWAWNTEARELFETIDEEIWEDSFHNPIVLLEQVSYQRFKELESDEQFIAALKSVYSLFQKYLKEREQGIGPKIAYFSMEYGLHDSLKIFSGGLGILAGDYLKEASDSKADLVAVGLLYRYGYFKQTISLQGDQMANYEAQEFSKIPVQPAFDKEGNWVQIEVQYPGRTLHARVWEVKVGAVSLYLLDADFDANNENDRFVTHHLYGGDNENRLKQEMLLGLGGIRALSKLGHQNADLYHCNEGHAALIGLERMAGLINENKLTYPQAKEIVRASTLFTTHTPVPAGHDAFHNDLFKMYMDKFPAKINISWEEFIMLGKTVPHEDHFNMSFLAANLSQGINGVSMLHGDVSKHILKPLYNGYLSEELDIGYVTNGVHYSTWTAKEWKEIHLKYFGKDFVNNQLDFDLWDKIYKVPDQEIWELKQSLRSKMIDYIKRRFTDTWVKRNENPKLITEVTSSLNPKALTIGFARRFATYKRAHLLFRNLDRLAQIVNNPDKPVQFIFAGKAHPADKAGQDLIKYIVEISKRPEFLGKILFVQNYDINLAKVLLQGVDIWLNTPTRPLEASGTSGEKGVMNGTLHFSVLDGWWVEGYKEGAGWALPLERSYDVQDFQDELDAETIYNLFEDEIVPTFYKRDKNDTPNEWVGYIKKTQAQVAPNFTTSRMIRDYQNRFYAPQAKRAGKLKADDFKLAKEMVEWKTNIVAKWEDIEVKELDIADGITNAIRIGEEYPARVVMDLKGLSPEEIGIEIIMTEGNDNQEPEITECKEFDVEKTENGLTTYKLDLHLSHPGSYNYGIRMFPKNENLPHRQDFSYLRWL; encoded by the coding sequence ATGCCAAATTGGAAAAAACTGTTTGTTGAATCAAACATCCCCGAAAAATTAGCTCCTCTAAAAGAGTTGAGCAAAAACCTTTGGTGGGCTTGGAATACAGAAGCCCGTGAATTGTTTGAGACGATTGATGAAGAAATATGGGAAGATAGTTTTCACAACCCAATTGTTCTACTCGAACAAGTCAGCTATCAGCGTTTTAAAGAGTTAGAAAGTGATGAACAATTTATTGCTGCCCTGAAAAGTGTTTATAGCCTATTTCAAAAATATCTGAAAGAACGCGAACAAGGGATAGGACCTAAAATTGCCTACTTCAGCATGGAGTATGGCTTGCACGATAGCCTTAAAATATTTTCCGGAGGTTTAGGAATCCTGGCCGGAGATTACTTAAAAGAAGCCAGTGACTCAAAAGCCGATCTGGTGGCTGTTGGTTTGCTATACCGGTATGGGTATTTCAAACAAACCATCTCGCTACAGGGAGACCAGATGGCCAACTACGAGGCTCAGGAGTTCTCAAAAATACCGGTACAACCGGCATTCGACAAAGAAGGAAACTGGGTACAAATTGAAGTTCAATATCCCGGCAGAACGTTGCATGCCCGTGTCTGGGAAGTAAAAGTAGGAGCTGTAAGCTTGTACTTGCTCGATGCAGATTTTGATGCTAACAATGAAAACGACCGCTTTGTAACTCACCATCTTTATGGAGGCGATAATGAAAACCGCCTAAAGCAGGAAATGTTACTTGGTCTTGGTGGTATTCGGGCATTAAGTAAGCTGGGACATCAAAATGCAGATTTGTACCATTGTAACGAAGGACATGCGGCCTTAATCGGACTAGAGCGAATGGCTGGCTTGATTAACGAGAATAAGCTAACATATCCTCAGGCAAAAGAAATCGTTCGTGCTTCAACATTGTTTACTACGCATACTCCGGTTCCTGCCGGACATGATGCATTCCACAACGATTTGTTTAAAATGTATATGGATAAATTTCCTGCTAAAATAAATATTAGCTGGGAGGAGTTTATCATGCTTGGAAAAACGGTGCCACATGAAGATCATTTCAATATGAGTTTCCTGGCAGCTAATTTATCGCAAGGAATTAATGGTGTGAGCATGCTCCATGGCGATGTGTCAAAGCATATTCTGAAGCCACTATATAACGGCTACTTGTCCGAAGAATTGGATATTGGTTACGTAACGAATGGCGTGCACTATTCAACTTGGACGGCCAAGGAATGGAAAGAAATTCACCTGAAATATTTTGGAAAAGATTTTGTAAACAATCAACTTGATTTTGACCTGTGGGATAAAATCTATAAAGTTCCTGATCAGGAAATTTGGGAGCTTAAACAAAGCTTGCGTTCGAAGATGATCGACTACATCAAAAGGCGCTTTACTGACACTTGGGTGAAGCGTAACGAGAACCCGAAATTGATTACAGAAGTCACAAGTTCACTGAATCCGAAGGCTCTGACAATTGGCTTTGCACGACGTTTTGCCACATACAAGCGAGCTCATTTGCTTTTCCGAAACCTTGACCGCTTAGCTCAAATTGTCAACAACCCGGACAAACCAGTCCAATTCATTTTTGCCGGGAAAGCTCACCCTGCCGACAAAGCCGGACAGGATTTGATCAAATACATCGTTGAAATTTCTAAGCGTCCTGAGTTTTTAGGTAAAATTCTGTTCGTTCAGAATTACGATATCAACCTGGCCAAAGTATTACTTCAGGGAGTTGATATTTGGCTGAACACGCCAACCAGACCTCTGGAAGCTTCAGGAACAAGTGGTGAAAAAGGAGTAATGAACGGAACACTTCACTTTTCAGTCCTCGATGGCTGGTGGGTTGAAGGTTACAAAGAAGGCGCCGGATGGGCACTTCCGTTGGAACGCTCATACGACGTGCAGGACTTTCAGGATGAGCTGGATGCTGAAACAATCTATAACTTGTTTGAAGATGAGATTGTTCCAACCTTCTACAAACGTGATAAAAATGATACCCCAAACGAATGGGTTGGTTATATCAAGAAAACACAAGCTCAAGTTGCACCAAACTTTACAACAAGTCGGATGATTCGCGACTATCAGAATCGTTTTTACGCTCCGCAGGCTAAACGTGCAGGCAAGCTAAAAGCTGATGATTTCAAACTGGCTAAAGAAATGGTTGAATGGAAGACAAACATAGTTGCGAAATGGGAAGACATTGAAGTAAAAGAACTTGACATTGCCGATGGAATTACGAATGCGATTCGCATTGGTGAAGAGTATCCGGCACGCGTTGTCATGGACTTAAAAGGCCTTTCGCCAGAGGAAATTGGTATTGAAATTATCATGACAGAAGGCAACGACAACCAAGAACCGGAAATAACTGAATGCAAAGAGTTTGATGTTGAAAAAACTGAAAATGGTTTAACAACCTACAAACTGGATCTGCATTTATCTCACCCTGGATCGTACAACTATGGAATTCGCATGTTCCCCAAAAATGAAAACCTACCCCATCGTCAGGACTTTAGTTACCTGCGTTGGTTATAA